Proteins from a genomic interval of Sphingopyxis sp. QXT-31:
- the pgi gene encoding glucose-6-phosphate isomerase produces MTTADQAWQALADWQPQTLAGLIAADPDARLQALVRSVADIRFDFAKTHLDTAAIGILSDLAEAQDFVGRRKTLFAGGIANPTEGRAAEHSAERGDGAPESVHRAQAFHQRMRMLIDAIEAGAFGEIRHLLHIGIGGSALGPDLLVDALGRHGSRYDVAVVSNVDGAALAEAFAKFDPACTLVAVASKTFTTTETLLNAASALQWLEEAGVPDPYGRVIALTAMPERAMEWGVDETRILPFAESVGGRYSLWSSIGFPAALALGWDAFADMLEGAAEMDRHFRLADGADNVALLAAFADQLYTNRLGCQTRAVFAYDERLRLLPAYLQQLEMESNGKSVTLDGKPLGRASAAITWGGVGTDAQHAVFQLLHQGTHLTPVEFVVAREPDHLLDEAHHETLVANCIAQGAALMAGRASEDGARHYPGDRPSTTILLDQVTPRSLGALIAFYEHRVFANAVLLGINPFDQFGVELGKEMAKGLAEGTVEFDAATQALMAAALGE; encoded by the coding sequence ATGACCACCGCCGACCAAGCCTGGCAGGCGCTCGCCGACTGGCAGCCGCAGACGCTGGCCGGCCTTATCGCCGCCGATCCCGATGCGCGGCTGCAGGCGCTGGTGCGGAGTGTCGCCGACATCCGCTTCGATTTCGCCAAGACGCACCTCGATACCGCGGCAATCGGCATCCTGTCGGACCTTGCCGAGGCGCAGGATTTTGTGGGCCGCCGCAAGACCTTGTTCGCGGGCGGCATCGCCAATCCGACTGAGGGCCGCGCCGCCGAACATAGCGCCGAACGCGGCGACGGTGCGCCCGAATCGGTCCACCGTGCGCAGGCTTTCCACCAGCGCATGCGGATGCTGATCGACGCGATCGAGGCCGGCGCGTTCGGCGAGATCCGCCACCTGCTCCACATCGGCATCGGCGGCTCGGCGCTGGGCCCCGACCTGCTCGTCGACGCGCTCGGCCGTCACGGCTCGCGCTACGACGTCGCGGTGGTGTCGAACGTCGACGGCGCGGCGCTCGCCGAAGCCTTTGCGAAGTTCGACCCCGCCTGCACGCTGGTCGCGGTGGCGTCGAAGACCTTCACCACGACCGAGACTTTGCTCAATGCCGCCTCGGCGCTGCAATGGCTCGAAGAAGCGGGGGTGCCCGACCCCTATGGCCGCGTGATCGCGCTGACCGCGATGCCCGAACGCGCGATGGAATGGGGCGTCGACGAGACGCGCATCCTGCCCTTCGCCGAGAGTGTGGGCGGACGCTATTCGCTCTGGTCGTCGATCGGCTTTCCCGCCGCGCTCGCGCTCGGCTGGGACGCCTTCGCCGACATGCTCGAAGGCGCGGCGGAGATGGACCGGCATTTCCGGCTGGCCGACGGCGCCGACAATGTCGCCTTGCTCGCGGCCTTCGCCGACCAGCTCTACACCAACCGCCTCGGCTGCCAGACGCGCGCGGTCTTTGCTTATGACGAAAGGCTGCGGCTGTTGCCCGCCTACCTCCAACAGCTCGAGATGGAATCGAACGGCAAGTCGGTGACGCTGGACGGCAAGCCGCTCGGCCGGGCGAGCGCGGCGATCACCTGGGGTGGGGTGGGGACGGATGCGCAGCATGCGGTGTTCCAGTTACTCCATCAGGGTACGCATCTGACGCCGGTCGAATTCGTCGTCGCGCGCGAGCCCGACCATCTGCTCGACGAGGCGCATCACGAGACGCTGGTCGCGAACTGCATCGCGCAGGGCGCGGCGCTGATGGCGGGGCGGGCGAGCGAGGACGGCGCGCGCCATTATCCCGGCGACCGGCCGTCGACCACGATCCTGCTCGATCAGGTCACCCCGCGCAGCCTCGGCGCGCTGATCGCCTTCTACGAGCACCGCGTCTTCGCCAATGCGGTGCTGCTCGGCATCAACCCCTTCGACCAGTTCGGGGTCGAGCTGGGCAAGGAAATGGCCAAGGGGCTCGCCGAAGGCACGGTCGAGTTCGACGCCGCGACGCAGGCGCTGATGGCGGCTGCGCTCGGCGAGTGA
- the lepB gene encoding signal peptidase I, with protein sequence MSAKEEAIDTVRFLAWLAIAVIVFRSFFLSPFNIPSESMQPRLLIGDYLLVNKMAYGYSKYSLPFSVPLIPGRIFAKTPERGDVVVFKAPPVNDNDYIKRVIGLPGDTVQVIDGIVWLNGKSLPREAMPDLVIPVTLNMLEAARDEYRKNGLPVPQDGDLRPCFQLQFETTGADGARMCRYPQYKETLPNGKSYAILDITTIPQDDTTLKTVPEGHLFLMGDNRDRSADSRFPAQEGAGIGLVPEENLVGKALVGMFSTDGSASWINPISWFTAARWERIGDGF encoded by the coding sequence ATGAGTGCCAAGGAAGAGGCGATCGACACCGTGCGCTTCCTCGCCTGGCTGGCAATCGCGGTGATCGTCTTTCGCAGCTTTTTCCTATCGCCTTTCAACATTCCGTCGGAATCGATGCAGCCGCGGCTGCTGATCGGCGACTATCTGCTCGTCAACAAAATGGCCTATGGCTATTCGAAATACAGCCTGCCTTTCAGCGTGCCGCTGATCCCCGGGCGGATTTTCGCCAAGACCCCCGAACGCGGCGACGTCGTCGTGTTCAAGGCGCCGCCGGTCAACGACAACGACTATATCAAGCGTGTGATCGGCCTGCCCGGCGACACGGTGCAGGTGATCGACGGCATCGTGTGGCTCAACGGCAAGTCGCTGCCGCGCGAGGCGATGCCCGATCTGGTGATTCCGGTGACGCTGAACATGCTCGAAGCCGCGCGCGACGAATATCGCAAGAACGGCCTGCCGGTGCCGCAGGACGGCGACCTGCGCCCCTGTTTCCAGCTCCAGTTCGAAACGACCGGCGCTGACGGCGCGCGCATGTGCCGCTATCCGCAGTATAAGGAAACGCTGCCGAACGGCAAAAGCTATGCGATCCTCGACATCACGACGATCCCGCAGGACGATACCACGCTGAAGACCGTGCCGGAGGGGCATTTGTTCCTGATGGGCGACAACCGCGACCGCAGCGCCGACAGCCGTTTCCCCGCGCAGGAAGGCGCCGGCATCGGCCTTGTCCCCGAGGAGAACCTCGTCGGCAAGGCGCTGGTCGGCATGTTCTCGACCGACGGCTCGGCAAGCTGGATCAACCCGATCAGCTGGTTCACCGCGGCGCGCTGGGAACGCATCGGGGATGGCTTTTGA
- the rnc gene encoding ribonuclease III, which produces MSERPSADTIAALTGAAPHDLALYHEALTHGSSGVGDYQRLEFLGDRVLGLVIASELFRRFPKAAEGELSSRLHALASGETCAKIAQGLDLNAYVRFGVQAIGDGGRYSDNIAADVLEALIGALWLDLGEDAARTFIVARWGEMIDGQVAAPKHPKAALQEWAAAKGRKPPEYRLIRRDGPDHAPRFHVGVTVGKLAEAEGEGASKQAAEKAAAAALLDIVTQEEKK; this is translated from the coding sequence TTGAGCGAGCGGCCGTCCGCCGATACGATCGCAGCCCTCACCGGCGCCGCCCCGCACGACCTCGCCCTCTATCATGAGGCGCTGACCCACGGCAGCAGCGGCGTCGGCGATTACCAGCGGCTCGAATTCCTCGGCGACCGCGTGCTGGGGCTGGTCATCGCGTCCGAACTTTTCCGCCGCTTCCCCAAGGCTGCCGAGGGCGAGCTTTCGTCGCGGCTGCACGCGCTCGCCTCGGGCGAGACCTGCGCGAAGATCGCCCAGGGTCTCGACCTCAACGCTTATGTCCGCTTCGGCGTCCAGGCGATCGGCGACGGCGGGCGCTACAGCGACAATATCGCCGCCGACGTGCTCGAGGCGCTGATCGGCGCTTTGTGGCTCGACCTCGGCGAAGACGCCGCGCGGACCTTCATCGTCGCCAGATGGGGCGAGATGATCGACGGCCAGGTCGCGGCGCCCAAGCATCCCAAGGCGGCGCTGCAGGAATGGGCGGCGGCAAAGGGCCGCAAGCCCCCCGAATATCGCCTGATCCGCCGCGATGGTCCCGACCATGCGCCGCGCTTCCACGTCGGCGTGACCGTCGGCAAGCTCGCCGAGGCCGAGGGCGAAGGCGCATCGAAGCAGGCGGCCGAAAAGGCGGCCGCAGCGGCGCTGCTCGACATCGTGACACAGGAAGAAAAGAAATGA
- the era gene encoding GTPase Era, with protein sequence MTQRCGFVAVVGAPNAGKSTLVNALVGQKVAIVSPKAQTTRTRLMGVAMEGDVQIVLIDTPGIFAPTRRLDRAMVAAAWNSLDQAEAILVMVDAAAKLTGRVERVLEGVANRPEKKYLVLNKVDLTKKDKLLTIATELNARLAFDETFFIAASSGDGVPELKAHLATLMPEGPWHFPEDEVSDAPERMLAAEITREQLYRQLHEELPYQSTVETEKFTNRKDGSAEIHQQILVARDNQRAIILGHKGERIKEIGSRARAELSELLGRKVHLFLHVKVKANWDEDRGVYRDMGLDWVD encoded by the coding sequence ATGACCCAGCGCTGCGGTTTCGTGGCCGTCGTCGGCGCGCCCAATGCGGGCAAGTCGACCCTCGTCAACGCGCTTGTCGGCCAGAAGGTCGCGATCGTCAGCCCCAAGGCGCAGACCACGCGCACCCGGCTGATGGGCGTTGCGATGGAGGGCGACGTGCAGATCGTACTGATCGACACGCCGGGCATCTTCGCCCCCACCCGCCGCCTCGACCGCGCGATGGTCGCGGCGGCGTGGAACAGCCTCGATCAGGCCGAGGCGATCCTCGTGATGGTCGATGCCGCCGCGAAACTGACAGGGCGCGTCGAGCGCGTGCTCGAAGGCGTCGCGAATCGGCCCGAGAAGAAATATCTGGTACTGAACAAGGTCGACCTGACCAAGAAGGACAAGCTCCTCACGATCGCGACCGAGCTCAACGCGCGGCTCGCCTTCGACGAAACCTTCTTCATCGCGGCGAGCAGCGGCGACGGCGTGCCCGAACTCAAGGCGCATCTTGCCACGCTGATGCCCGAAGGGCCATGGCATTTCCCCGAGGACGAGGTCAGCGACGCGCCCGAGCGTATGCTGGCGGCCGAAATCACGCGCGAGCAGCTCTATCGCCAGCTCCACGAAGAACTGCCCTATCAGTCGACCGTCGAGACCGAGAAGTTCACCAACCGCAAGGACGGCAGCGCCGAAATCCACCAGCAGATCCTGGTCGCGCGCGACAACCAGCGCGCGATCATCCTCGGCCACAAGGGCGAGCGGATCAAGGAAATCGGCAGCCGCGCCCGCGCCGAGCTGAGCGAATTGCTCGGCCGCAAGGTCCATCTGTTCCTGCATGTCAAGGTCAAGGCGAACTGGGACGAAGACCGCGGCGTGTACCGCGACATGGGGCTCGACTGGGTCGATTGA
- a CDS encoding lipase family protein codes for MRHLLLLLALAIAAPPAAQAQQAGSLIAADPMTDTPPGVQAWRVQYWTSNSKGERLRVTGIVAAPREAVPPRPRRVIAWTHGAWGVAEKCAPSLSPNFFAASVGMDAVRQGYVVVAPDYIGLASPTMHPFLVGADTANSVLDAVRAARAISGAAAGNDFAVWGESQGGHAALWTALQARNYAPDLRLVGTAAAAPPTDLAANLRDGSDKNARALLLSFTLHSWSTLYGYSMDGVANRTNQGIIRRLAENNCISLEKKPKLGTILGVLTIVRATKNKDIARIDPWGGFARANSVDAARVPGPLLIAQSSKDTIIAPAVTRKFAKSVCRGRTRVRWIDMTGDHGASAKDSASETIGWIGARFDGQAPPDDCRRI; via the coding sequence ATGCGCCATTTGCTGCTTCTGCTGGCCCTTGCCATCGCCGCGCCGCCGGCGGCCCAGGCGCAACAGGCGGGCAGCCTGATCGCCGCCGATCCGATGACCGATACGCCGCCGGGCGTGCAGGCGTGGCGGGTGCAATATTGGACCTCCAACTCGAAAGGTGAACGGCTGCGCGTCACCGGCATCGTCGCCGCGCCGCGCGAGGCGGTGCCGCCGCGCCCGCGCCGCGTGATCGCTTGGACGCACGGCGCCTGGGGCGTGGCCGAGAAATGCGCGCCGTCGCTCAGCCCGAACTTCTTTGCCGCTTCGGTGGGCATGGATGCCGTGCGACAGGGCTATGTCGTGGTCGCGCCCGACTATATCGGCCTCGCCAGCCCGACGATGCACCCGTTCCTCGTCGGCGCGGATACCGCCAATTCGGTGCTCGACGCGGTCCGCGCGGCGCGCGCGATTTCCGGCGCGGCGGCAGGGAACGACTTCGCCGTTTGGGGCGAATCGCAGGGTGGCCATGCAGCCTTGTGGACCGCGCTTCAGGCGCGGAACTATGCGCCGGACCTTCGGCTCGTCGGCACCGCGGCGGCCGCTCCGCCCACCGATCTGGCGGCCAATCTGCGCGATGGCAGCGACAAGAATGCGCGCGCGCTGCTGCTTTCGTTCACGCTGCACAGCTGGTCGACGCTCTATGGCTATTCGATGGACGGTGTCGCCAACCGCACGAACCAGGGGATCATCCGCCGGCTGGCAGAGAATAATTGCATCAGCCTGGAAAAGAAGCCGAAGCTCGGGACGATCCTGGGCGTGCTGACCATCGTGCGCGCGACGAAGAACAAGGATATTGCCAGGATCGACCCGTGGGGAGGCTTTGCCCGCGCGAACAGCGTCGATGCCGCGCGCGTTCCCGGTCCGCTGCTGATCGCGCAGAGCAGCAAGGACACGATCATCGCGCCCGCGGTGACGCGCAAATTCGCCAAGTCGGTGTGCCGCGGGCGGACGCGCGTGCGCTGGATCGATATGACCGGCGATCATGGCGCCAGCGCAAAGGACAGCGCGAGCGAGACGATAGGCTGGATCGGCGCGCGCTTCGACGGCCAGGCGCCGCCCGACGATTGCCGGCGGATCTAG
- a CDS encoding lipocalin-like domain-containing protein, which yields MTPKDSGPVPVPPSEVLIKLPQDQYCHAEAPTEWWWHTGTLVAGDRVFGFEINAASFAPAAFTEVMLTDVANQLHYQKTAPQTPGEWAETDPSKDWYVKLGNPELEHDWIWMTAPQADPSNMTVKAQLQDEATGTIILFDLVLAQAGPPLIVWGTGCNPTPPNDGGSVTANNYYYSFTRLQASGAIAIGDEVFEVTGQTWMDHEYGLFGSSKQPVLWYLQDMQLDNGVHISHYMTLTGDNPPQAGQSYPSNATIQFPDGTTYFVQDCTMTPGTRTWTAPNGQVFFLDFQVDIPDFGASIAVKTPVDDQAFLAYTSYVYEGLATASGTFDGQQVSGTAWNEQRP from the coding sequence ATGACGCCGAAAGATTCCGGACCCGTTCCCGTGCCGCCGTCCGAAGTGCTGATCAAGCTGCCGCAGGACCAATATTGCCACGCCGAGGCGCCGACCGAATGGTGGTGGCACACCGGCACGCTGGTCGCCGGCGACCGCGTCTTCGGTTTCGAGATCAACGCCGCGAGCTTCGCCCCCGCCGCCTTCACCGAGGTGATGCTGACCGACGTCGCGAACCAGCTGCACTATCAGAAGACCGCGCCGCAGACGCCCGGCGAATGGGCCGAGACCGACCCGAGCAAGGACTGGTACGTCAAGCTCGGCAATCCCGAGCTCGAGCATGACTGGATCTGGATGACCGCGCCGCAGGCCGACCCGAGCAACATGACGGTGAAGGCGCAACTGCAGGACGAGGCGACGGGGACGATCATCCTCTTCGACCTCGTTTTGGCGCAGGCGGGCCCGCCGCTGATCGTCTGGGGCACCGGCTGCAACCCGACCCCGCCCAACGACGGCGGATCGGTCACCGCGAACAATTATTATTACAGCTTCACCCGGCTGCAGGCCTCGGGCGCGATCGCGATCGGCGACGAGGTTTTCGAGGTCACGGGCCAGACGTGGATGGACCATGAATATGGGCTGTTCGGATCGTCGAAGCAGCCAGTGCTCTGGTATCTGCAGGACATGCAGCTTGATAACGGCGTGCATATCTCGCACTATATGACGCTGACCGGGGACAATCCGCCGCAGGCGGGGCAGTCCTATCCGTCGAACGCGACGATTCAGTTTCCCGACGGCACGACCTATTTTGTGCAGGACTGCACGATGACGCCGGGCACGCGCACTTGGACCGCGCCGAACGGGCAGGTATTTTTCCTCGATTTCCAGGTCGATATCCCCGATTTCGGCGCATCGATCGCGGTGAAGACCCCGGTCGATGACCAGGCATTCCTGGCCTATACCAGCTATGTCTACGAGGGGCTTGCGACCGCGAGCGGGACGTTCGACGGCCAGCAGGTCAGCGGGACGGCGTGGAACGAGCAGCGGCCTTAG
- the topA gene encoding type I DNA topoisomerase: MQLVIVESPAKAKTIEKYLGRDFKVLASYGHVRDLPPKDGSVDPDDGFAMQWQLYPDKAKRLKEISDAAKTADRLILATDPDREGEAISWHVQELLRQKKALPQVVDRVTFNAITKQAVTDAMAHPRALDDDLIDAYRARRALDYLVGFTLSPVLWRKLPGAKSAGRVQSVSLRLIVEREREIEAFVAQQYWSVTGLFEMSGTPFNARLSRWKGDKIERLSIGTEADARAAEADVKAGHFAVDTVETKPLTRNPPPPFTTSTLQQEAARKLGFSASHTMRIAQSLYEDGAITYMRTDGVQMDHSAISAARKAIATRYDGGYVPDQPRQYQTKAKNAQEAHEAIRPTDFSKDKAGSGDHGRLYELIWKRAMASQMASARLERTSIDLSDGTGKTVLRATGQVVKFPGFLALYDEGRDDAEDEDARLLPAMAKGDAPAKTGVEVERHETQPPPRYSEASLVKKMEELGIGRPSTYASILQVLKDRAYVTVEKNRFIPEESGRLLTAFLERFFERYVGYDFTAGLEEELDDVSGGRAQWQAVLERFWRDFKPRTGEVMEQKPSEITAALDEFLGPYLFPDKGDGSDPRLCPNCGTGKLALRGGKFGPFIACSNYPDCKFTRKFAQPGGSDGGDTGPEAMGTDPESGLEVTKRSGRFGPYIQLGEGKEAKRSSIPKDIPGDDFDLDYALRLLSLPREVGVHPESGKAIMAGLGRYGPYLLHDGKYAKLTGTAEIFDIGMNAAVVRIAEAANGGGRGARAKAEPLNTFGPHPTSGGEMKLMEGRFGPYVTDGTTNATLPKSMEPAALTLEEAIALIDARAAKGPAKGKKKAAPKKAAAKKPAAKKPAAEKAAAKE; the protein is encoded by the coding sequence ATGCAGTTGGTCATTGTCGAATCGCCCGCCAAGGCGAAAACGATCGAGAAATATCTCGGCCGTGATTTCAAAGTGTTGGCATCCTATGGTCACGTTCGGGACTTGCCGCCGAAGGACGGGTCGGTCGATCCCGACGACGGCTTTGCGATGCAGTGGCAGCTCTATCCCGACAAGGCGAAGCGGCTGAAGGAAATTTCGGACGCGGCGAAGACCGCCGACCGTCTGATCCTCGCGACCGACCCCGATCGCGAGGGCGAGGCGATCAGCTGGCATGTCCAGGAACTGCTGCGCCAGAAAAAGGCGCTGCCGCAGGTCGTCGACCGGGTCACCTTCAACGCGATCACCAAGCAGGCGGTGACCGATGCGATGGCGCATCCGCGCGCGCTCGACGACGATCTGATCGACGCCTATCGCGCGCGCCGCGCACTCGACTATCTGGTCGGTTTCACGCTGTCGCCGGTGCTGTGGCGCAAGCTGCCCGGCGCCAAGTCGGCGGGGCGCGTCCAGTCGGTGTCGCTGCGGCTGATCGTCGAGCGCGAGCGCGAGATCGAAGCCTTTGTCGCACAGCAATATTGGTCGGTCACCGGCCTGTTCGAGATGTCCGGCACGCCTTTCAACGCGCGGCTTTCCCGTTGGAAAGGCGACAAGATCGAACGGCTGTCGATCGGCACCGAGGCCGATGCACGCGCCGCCGAGGCCGACGTCAAGGCCGGCCACTTCGCCGTCGATACGGTCGAGACCAAGCCGCTGACGCGTAACCCCCCGCCGCCCTTCACGACCTCGACGCTCCAGCAGGAGGCGGCGCGCAAGCTCGGTTTCTCGGCGAGCCACACGATGCGCATCGCGCAGAGCCTCTACGAGGACGGCGCGATCACCTATATGCGGACCGACGGCGTCCAGATGGATCACAGCGCGATCAGCGCCGCGCGCAAGGCCATCGCGACGCGCTACGACGGCGGTTATGTCCCCGACCAGCCGCGGCAATATCAGACCAAGGCGAAGAATGCGCAGGAAGCGCATGAGGCGATCCGCCCGACCGATTTTTCGAAGGACAAGGCCGGCAGCGGCGACCATGGCCGGCTCTACGAGCTGATCTGGAAGCGCGCGATGGCGAGCCAGATGGCCTCGGCGCGGCTCGAACGCACCAGCATCGATCTGAGCGACGGCACCGGCAAGACGGTGCTGCGCGCGACCGGGCAGGTGGTGAAATTCCCGGGCTTTCTCGCGCTCTACGACGAGGGCCGCGACGATGCGGAGGACGAGGACGCGCGCCTGCTCCCCGCGATGGCGAAGGGCGACGCCCCCGCCAAGACCGGGGTCGAGGTCGAACGCCACGAAACCCAGCCGCCGCCGCGCTATTCGGAAGCGAGCCTCGTCAAGAAGATGGAGGAGCTCGGCATCGGGCGCCCGTCGACCTATGCCTCGATCCTGCAGGTCCTGAAGGACCGCGCCTATGTGACGGTTGAGAAGAACCGCTTCATCCCCGAGGAGAGCGGACGGCTGCTGACGGCGTTCCTCGAACGCTTCTTCGAACGTTACGTCGGTTACGATTTCACCGCGGGGCTTGAGGAAGAGCTCGACGATGTGTCGGGCGGCCGCGCGCAGTGGCAGGCGGTACTCGAGCGCTTCTGGCGCGACTTCAAGCCGCGCACCGGCGAGGTGATGGAGCAGAAGCCGTCGGAAATAACCGCGGCGCTCGACGAATTCCTCGGCCCCTATCTTTTCCCCGACAAGGGCGACGGCAGCGATCCGCGGCTCTGCCCCAATTGCGGCACCGGCAAGCTGGCGCTGCGCGGCGGCAAGTTCGGGCCGTTCATCGCGTGCAGCAACTATCCCGACTGCAAGTTCACCCGCAAATTCGCGCAGCCGGGCGGCAGCGACGGCGGCGACACCGGGCCCGAGGCGATGGGCACCGACCCCGAAAGCGGGCTGGAAGTGACCAAGCGCAGCGGGCGCTTCGGGCCCTATATCCAGCTCGGCGAGGGCAAGGAGGCGAAACGTTCGTCGATCCCCAAGGATATCCCGGGCGATGATTTCGACCTCGACTATGCGCTCAGGCTGCTCAGTCTGCCGCGCGAGGTCGGCGTGCATCCCGAGAGCGGCAAGGCCATCATGGCGGGGCTGGGGCGCTACGGTCCGTACCTGCTCCACGACGGCAAATATGCCAAGCTGACGGGCACCGCCGAGATCTTCGACATCGGCATGAACGCCGCGGTGGTGCGCATCGCCGAGGCCGCGAACGGCGGCGGGCGCGGCGCGCGGGCGAAGGCCGAGCCGCTAAACACCTTCGGCCCGCACCCGACGAGCGGCGGCGAGATGAAGCTGATGGAAGGGCGCTTCGGTCCGTATGTGACCGACGGCACGACGAATGCGACCCTGCCCAAGTCGATGGAGCCGGCGGCGCTGACGCTCGAGGAGGCGATCGCGCTGATCGATGCGCGTGCGGCGAAGGGGCCGGCGAAGGGTAAGAAGAAGGCGGCGCCCAAGAAGGCCGCGGCAAAGAAGCCGGCGGCGAAGAAGCCGGCTGCCGAGAAGGCTGCTGCGAAGGAATAG
- a CDS encoding vWA domain-containing protein, whose translation MMRSRFMTGTTMLAVLATGLAPTPLTIAAARTPMQSFCRNADPLPRLDAEQQVRQQQNNGYGKAKGEKRLRSGAVREESVVADASDAYAIEALPPPPPPPPPPPPMAPPPPSYFGAADAESVVVTGSARGEAGRAAAPAASPIPGSSTDYIDRRMPPRPYPQTQPQSGILTAGEHDDLLNPELYAAYVNRTNLGQDIRALPRVDTTRVVTVKVSDRNGQPVPFADVKLTCSDGNSITMATQADGSAVFFPGLDRLSERVTVSATKAGRAIATARPLLVVDAPGGQTVGLTANQLATKATKLDLMLVVDTTGSMGDEIRFLQAEMRSIISSITAKHRNLDIRVGFVFYRDLGDEYVTRTVTFDRDIGRAQGALAAQYATGGGDYPEAMDQALIRAVAQEWRPDAVKSMLLVADAPPHGDLFGRTWQAAEAARAKRIHITPVAASGVADEAEYAMRAMAAATQSRYLFLTDDSGVGNPHAPPAIDCYLVTRLDALVRRVVDSQISGRRIEPDDNEVIRSVGKYDAGKCVLPADFRWQDQG comes from the coding sequence ATGATGCGCAGCCGATTTATGACCGGAACGACGATGCTCGCGGTGCTGGCGACGGGGCTGGCGCCGACGCCGCTGACCATCGCGGCGGCGCGGACGCCTATGCAGAGTTTCTGCCGCAACGCCGATCCGCTGCCGCGCCTCGACGCCGAGCAACAGGTCCGCCAGCAACAGAACAATGGTTATGGCAAGGCGAAAGGCGAGAAGCGCTTGCGGTCCGGGGCCGTTCGCGAGGAATCGGTGGTGGCCGATGCGTCGGATGCTTATGCTATCGAAGCGCTACCTCCGCCGCCGCCCCCACCACCTCCGCCACCGCCGATGGCACCGCCCCCGCCGAGTTATTTCGGCGCTGCGGACGCCGAATCTGTCGTCGTCACCGGGTCGGCGCGCGGTGAAGCGGGGCGGGCGGCCGCGCCCGCGGCCTCGCCAATCCCGGGCTCCTCAACCGACTATATCGACCGCCGTATGCCGCCGCGCCCCTATCCGCAGACGCAGCCGCAATCGGGCATCCTCACCGCGGGCGAGCATGACGATTTGCTCAACCCCGAGCTCTATGCGGCCTATGTCAATCGCACCAATCTGGGCCAGGATATCCGCGCGCTGCCGAGGGTCGACACGACGCGCGTGGTGACGGTCAAGGTCAGCGACCGCAACGGCCAGCCGGTGCCCTTCGCCGATGTGAAGCTGACGTGCAGCGACGGCAACAGCATCACCATGGCGACGCAGGCCGACGGCAGCGCGGTCTTCTTCCCCGGCCTCGACCGGCTGAGCGAGCGCGTCACCGTGTCGGCGACCAAGGCGGGGCGGGCGATCGCGACGGCGCGGCCCTTGCTCGTCGTCGACGCGCCGGGTGGGCAGACGGTGGGGCTCACTGCGAACCAGCTCGCGACGAAAGCGACCAAGCTCGACCTGATGCTCGTCGTCGACACGACGGGCAGCATGGGCGACGAGATCCGCTTTCTGCAGGCCGAGATGCGGTCGATCATTTCGTCGATTACCGCCAAGCACCGAAATCTCGACATCCGCGTCGGCTTTGTCTTCTACCGCGACCTCGGCGACGAATATGTCACGCGCACCGTGACCTTCGACCGCGACATCGGGCGCGCGCAGGGGGCGCTCGCGGCGCAATATGCGACCGGCGGCGGCGACTATCCCGAGGCGATGGACCAGGCGCTGATCCGCGCGGTGGCGCAGGAATGGCGCCCCGATGCGGTGAAATCGATGCTGCTCGTCGCCGACGCGCCGCCGCACGGCGATCTGTTTGGGCGCACCTGGCAGGCGGCGGAGGCGGCGCGCGCCAAGCGCATCCATATCACGCCGGTCGCCGCCTCGGGGGTCGCCGACGAGGCCGAATATGCGATGCGTGCGATGGCTGCGGCGACCCAGTCGCGCTATCTGTTCCTCACCGACGACAGCGGGGTCGGCAACCCGCACGCGCCGCCCGCGATCGACTGCTACCTCGTCACGCGCCTCGACGCGCTGGTCCGCCGCGTTGTCGACAGCCAGATCAGCGGGCGCCGCATCGAGCCCGACGACAATGAGGTGATCCGCAGCGTCGGCAAATATGACGCGGGCAAATGCGTGCTCCCCGCGGACTTCCGCTGGCAGGATCAGGGATAA